A single window of Nicotiana tomentosiformis chromosome 1, ASM39032v3, whole genome shotgun sequence DNA harbors:
- the LOC104089428 gene encoding uncharacterized protein, giving the protein MAWRQILFFNRRLISAPSNSSVLTGFASFSSKSNPYIVKVGIPEFLNGVGKGVETHVEKLESEIGDFSKLLVTRTLKFKKLGIPCKHRKLILKYTHKYRLGLWRPRSEPVKA; this is encoded by the exons ATGGCGTGGAGGCAAATTCTATTTTTCAACAGAAGATTAATCTCAGCACCTTCAAACTCGTCGGTGCTAACTGGGTTCGCTAGCTTTTCCTCCAAATCCAATCCTTACATAG TGAAGGTAGGGATACCAGAGTTCTTGAATGGAGTGGGGAAGGGAGTAGAGACCCACGTTGAGAAGCTAGAATCTGAGATTGGAGATTTCTCGAAGCTTCTTGTTACTCGCACTCTTAAGTTCAAGAAACTTGGCATCCCTTGTAAACAT AGGAAGCTGATATTGAAGTACACCCACAAATATAGGCTGGGACTTTGGAGGCCCAGATCTGAGCCTGTGAAAGCCTAA
- the LOC104089427 gene encoding uncharacterized protein isoform X2: protein MDHIQSRESDLEIDLESGGTTSEEDGSNNQDLTEEASNKELYKAGSGFCGVQSSYGFARKQDGSNTYKKVLSADELSVRCTEIWSNKVREEMENSRDDKMDIERTRKPKPPKPPRPPKGPSLDAADIKFVKEISEIAIWKRRRTERIKALKKIKKESASSSKMNILATVITVLFFLIIIFQGVLGSRV from the exons ATGGATCATATACAGTCAAGGGAAAGTGATTTAGAGATAGATCTAGAGAGTGGGGGAACAACTAGTGAGGAAGATGGCAGTAATAACCAAGATCTGACTGAGGAAGCTTCTAATAAAGAGTTGTATAAAGCGGGGAGTGGGTTTTGTGGAGTTCAATCGTCATATGGATTTGCAAGGAAGCAAGATGGTTCAAATACTTATAAGAAGGTGTTAAGTGCTGATGAGCTTTCTGTTAGGTGTACAGAAATTTGGTCGAACAAAGTAAGAGAGGAGATGGAAAATTCGAGGGACGATAAAATGGATATTGAGAGGACTAGGAAGCCAAAGCCTCCGAAACCACCTAGACCCCCAAAGGGTCCATCACTAGATGCTGCTGACATTAAGTTCGTCAAGGAAATATCTGAGATTGCTATATGGAAGCGTAGAAGGACCGAAAGAATTAAGgcattgaagaaaataaaaaaggagaGTGCATCATCTTCGAAGATGAATATATTAGCAACAGTGATCACGGTTCTGTTCTTCTTGATTATTATATTTCAAG GTGTTCTGGGCTCTCGTGTGTGA
- the LOC104089427 gene encoding uncharacterized protein isoform X1, with the protein MDHIQSRESDLEIDLESGGTTSEEDGSNNQDLTEEASNKELYKAGSGFCGVQSSYGFARKQDGSNTYKKVLSADELSVRCTEIWSNKVREEMENSRDDKMDIERTRKPKPPKPPRPPKGPSLDAADIKFVKEISEIAIWKRRRTERIKALKKIKKESASSSKMNILATVITVLFFLIIIFQGTLVSRGMRNFDASALLRVFWALVCDSS; encoded by the exons ATGGATCATATACAGTCAAGGGAAAGTGATTTAGAGATAGATCTAGAGAGTGGGGGAACAACTAGTGAGGAAGATGGCAGTAATAACCAAGATCTGACTGAGGAAGCTTCTAATAAAGAGTTGTATAAAGCGGGGAGTGGGTTTTGTGGAGTTCAATCGTCATATGGATTTGCAAGGAAGCAAGATGGTTCAAATACTTATAAGAAGGTGTTAAGTGCTGATGAGCTTTCTGTTAGGTGTACAGAAATTTGGTCGAACAAAGTAAGAGAGGAGATGGAAAATTCGAGGGACGATAAAATGGATATTGAGAGGACTAGGAAGCCAAAGCCTCCGAAACCACCTAGACCCCCAAAGGGTCCATCACTAGATGCTGCTGACATTAAGTTCGTCAAGGAAATATCTGAGATTGCTATATGGAAGCGTAGAAGGACCGAAAGAATTAAGgcattgaagaaaataaaaaaggagaGTGCATCATCTTCGAAGATGAATATATTAGCAACAGTGATCACGGTTCTGTTCTTCTTGATTATTATATTTCAAGGTACTCTCGTATCCCGGGGCATGCGAAATTTTGATGCATCGGCATTATTGAGA GTGTTCTGGGCTCTCGTGTGTGACAGCAGTTAG
- the LOC138904899 gene encoding uncharacterized protein yields the protein MLKNEIILVRFDTVCEGNEVIQGRIYHFDNKHLIVKAWEVDIEFTREALHTVSIWVKLYGLDFKYWSAKGLSEIGNLIGKPIMVDHNTEQKKGLNFARLLIETEVDSNLADKIIFKNERENLIEQQVQYDWKPILCTMCHKYGHSEAQCRKKNGSPPKAKGGREKEENIAEPSIGQPIGSTSPGRATTTQGSTQMGLRIDKGERDRTV from the coding sequence ATGCTTAAGAATGAAATAATTCTTGTTCGATTTGATACTGTGTGTGAGGGGAATGAGGTCATTCAAGGTAGAATCTACCACTTTGATAATAAACATCTGATTGTGAAAGCATGGGAAGTAGATATAGAGTTCACAAGAGAGGCACTACACACAGTGTCAATTTGGGTGAAACTCTATGGTCTGGATTTTAAATACTGGAGTGCTAAAGGGTTAAGTGAGATTGGGAATTTGATTGGCAAACCTATCATGGTTGATCATAATACAGAGCAGAAGAAGGGCCTCAACTTTGCTAGACTACTCATTGAGACGGAGGTAGATTCCAATCTGGCAgacaaaattattttcaaaaatgaaagagaaaatttgattgaacaacaagtacaatacGATTGGAAACCAATATTGTGTACTATGTGCCACAAGTATGGTCACTCAGAGGCACAATGTAGAAAGAAGAATGGGTCTCCACCTAAAGCAAAAGGGGGAAGAGAAAAGGAGGAAAACATAGCAGAACCAAGTATTGGGCAACCAATAGGATCAACATCACCTGGAAGAGCCACAACAACACAGGGGAGTACACAAATGGGTCTTAGAATTGATAAAGGGGAAAGGGACAGAACAGTGTAG